The Lepidochelys kempii isolate rLepKem1 chromosome 25, rLepKem1.hap2, whole genome shotgun sequence genome contains a region encoding:
- the LOC140903246 gene encoding zinc finger and SCAN domain-containing protein 29-like → MQSSSAEVTMMESQNRKRTPAWTEREVRDLVAVWGEESVLSELHSSFRNAKTFVKISQGMKDRGHNRDLKQCHVKLKELRQAYQKTREANSRSRSKPQTCHFYDELHAILGGSATTTPAMLFDSFNGDGGNTEAGFGDEEDEDDDDEVVHSSQQASGETGFPDSQELFLTLDLEPVPPEPTQGCFLDPAGGDGTSAACVSMITGSSPSQRLVKIRKKKKRTREEMFSELMLSSHTDRAQMNAWRQRMSECRKAQND, encoded by the exons atgcagagctcatcagcagaggtgaccatgatggagtcccagaatcgcaaaagaactccagcatggaccgaacgggaggtacgggatctggtcgctgtttggggagaggaatccgtgctatcagaactccattccagttttcgaaatgccaaaacctttgtcaaaatctcccagggcatgaaggacagaggccataacagggacctgaagcagtgccacgtgaaacttaaggagctgaggcaagcctaccagaaaaccagagaggcgaacagccgctccaggtcaaagccccaaacatgccacttctatgatgagctgcatgccattttagggggttcagccaccactacccctgccatgttgtttgactccttcaatggagatggaggcaacacggaagcaggttttggggacgaagaagatgaggatgatgatgatgaggttgtacatagctcacagcaagcaagcggagaaaccggttttcccgacagccaggaactgtttctcaccctggacctggagccagtaccccctgaacccacccaaggctgcttcctggacccggcaggcggagatgggacctccg ctgcatgtgtttcaatgatcacaggatcttctccttcccagaggctagtgaagattagaaagaaaaaaaaacgcactcgagaagaaatgttctccgagctcatgctgtcctcccacactgacagagcacagatgaatgcgtggaggcaaagaatgtcagagtgcaggaaagcacaaaatgactga
- the CACTIN gene encoding LOW QUALITY PROTEIN: splicing factor Cactin (The sequence of the model RefSeq protein was modified relative to this genomic sequence to represent the inferred CDS: deleted 1 base in 1 codon): MVALVGACRESPAVGVGAAAAAASASPLCIAEARGGGRLGVGAGGRDRWGKARSSQALGGAWECAAGERGPRWPGSGRAAESSGALMGSGSRSPAGRSRHRSRREAGGSRERRRRRSRSGASGASSGGGGRARGRETRRRRKPGSGSDSDERQRWGKKKSKSRDRHRKSQKKRRSRSRDHFSSSDSEAEREKKRGRSRERRRKRSHSRSSVSSVTSPSPSRSHSSREELGQQLSLQERLRLKEEKKKQAEMMKALETPEEKRARRLAKKEAKERKKREKMGWGEEYMGYTNTDNPFGDNNLLGTFIWSKALEKKGIGHLEEKELKERNKRIQEDNRLELQKVKQLRLEREREKAMREQELEMLQREKEAEHFKTWEEQEDNFHLHQAKLRSKIRIRDGRAKPIDLLAKYISAEDDDLAVEMHEPYTFLNGLTVSDMEDLLEDIQVYMELEQGKNVDFWRDMTIITEDEIAKLRKLEASGKGPGERREGVNASVSLDVQSVFKGKTYNQLQVIFQGIEGKIRAGGPNLDIGYWESLLQQLKAYMARARLRERHQDVLRQKLYKLKQEQGVESEPLFPILKKEPSSPSNRPDPEESAPAHPGPSTAGASSEGGGEAEAKGEGEGEAVLMEEDLIQQSLDDYDAGRYSPRLLNSHELPCDAHVLEAEEDLQRLLLLRQQLQATGDASESAEDIFFRRAKEGMGADEAQFSVEMPLTGKAYLWADKYRPRKPRFFNRVHTGFEWNKYNQTHYDFDNPPPKIVQGYKFNIFYPDLIDKRSTPEYFLEACQDNKDFAILRFHAGPPYEDIAFKIVNREWEYSHRHGFRCQFANGIFQLWFHFKRYRYRR; this comes from the exons ATGGTTGCCCTAGTAGGTGCCTGTCGGGAGAGCCCAGCAGTAGGGGtcggagctgctgctgctgccgcctcgGCCTCGCCGCTCTGTATCGCTGAGGCTCGGGGA GGGGGGCGGCTGGGCGTGGGAGCCGGCGGCCGGGACCGCTGGGGAAAGGCCCGCTCCAGTCAGGCGCTGGGAGGCGCCTGGGAATGCGCCGCTGGGGAGAGAGGCCCCCGTTGGCCCGGAAGCGGCCGCGCGGCGGAGAGCAGCGGCGCGCTGATGGGGTCCGGGTCGCGGAGCCCCGCGGGGCGCTCGCGGCACCGGAGCCGCAGGGAGGCGGGCGGGTCCCGGGAGAGGAGGCGCCGCCGGTCCCGCTCCGGCGCCAGCGGCGCCAGCAGCGGTGGAGGCGGCCGGGCTCGGGGTCGCGAGACGCGGCGGCGCAGGAAGCCGGGCTCGGG ctCTGACTCTGATGAGAGGCAGAGATGGggaaagaagaaaagcaaaagcAGGGACCGGCACCGCAAAAGCCAGAAGAAACGCCGCTCTCGGTCACGGGATCACTTCTCTAGCTCAGactctgaggcagagagagagaaaaaaagaggccgcagcagagagaggagaagaaagCGATCCCATTCCAGGTCTTCTGTGTCCTCCGTCACATCTCCCTCTCCTTCACGTTCCCACAGCtccagggaggagctggggcaaCAGCTGAGCCTTCAGGAGCGACTCAGGCTAAAAGAGGAGAAGAAGAAGCAGGCTGAGATGATGAAGGCGTTGGAAACACCAGAGGAGAAGAGGGCTAGGCGGCTGGCGAAGAAGGAAGCCAAGGAGAGGAAAAAGCGTGAGaagatgggctggggggaggaataCATGGGCTACACCAACACTGATAACCCCTTTGGGGACAACAATCTGCTAGGCACCTTCATCTGGAGCAAG GCCCTGGAGAAGAAAGGGATCGGTCACCTGGAGGAGAAAGAACTGAAGGAAAGAAACAAACGAATCCAGGAAGACAACCGCCTGGAGCTGCAGAAG GTGAAGCAGCTGCGCTTGGAACGGGAGCGAGAAAAGGCAATGCGCGAGCAGGAGCTGGAGATGCTGCAGCGGGAGAAGGAGGCGGAGCACTTCAAAACCTGGGAGGAGCAAGAGGACAACTTCCACCTCCACCAGGCTAAGCTGCG ATCAAAAATCCGGATCCGGGATGGCCGTGCCAAACCCATCGACTTGCTGGCCAAGTACATCAGTGCAGAGGATGATGACCTGGCGGTGGAAATGCATGAGCCATACACATTCCTGAATGGCCTGACGGTCTCCGACATGGAGGATCTGCTGGAGGATATCCAG GTTTATATGGAACTGGAGCAGGGCAAGAATGTGGATTTCTGGAGGGACATGACCATTATCACTGAGGACGAGATAGCCAAACTCCGTAAACTAGAGGCTTCTGGGAAAGGCCCAG GAGAGCGCCGAGAAGGAGTCAATGCCTCCGTTAGCTTGGACGTGCAGTCAGTGTTCAAGGGGAAGACATACAACCAGCTGCAAGTGATCTTCCAAGGGATCGAGGGCAAGATCCGAGCCGGGGGGCCCAACCTGGACATCGGTTACTGGGAGAGTTTGCTGCAGCAGCTTAAAGCGTATATGGCCCGGGCCAG GCTTCGGGAGCGGCACCAGGACGTGCTGCGCCAGAAGCTGTACAAGCTGAagcaggagcagggagtggaGAGTGAGCCTCTTTTCCCCATCCTGAAGAAGGAGCCGTCTTCTCCCAGCAACAG GCCGGACCCAGAGGAGAGCGCTCCAGCGCACCCTGGCCCCTCCACAGCGGGAGCCTCCTCGgaggggggtggagaggcagagGCCAAGGgcgagggggaaggggaagcagtgCTGATGGAGGAGGACCTGATTCAGCAGAGCCTGGATGACTACGACGCCGGGAGGTACAGCCCCAGGCTGCTGAACTCCCACGAGCTGCCCTGCGACGCCCATGTGCTAGAGGCTGAGGAGGATCTCCAGCGGCTGCTGCTCTTGAGACAACAGCTCCAGGCCACAG GAGATGCTAGCGAGAGCGCCGAGGACATTTTCTTCCGCAGGGCCAAGGAGGGCATGGGAGCCGACGAGGCCCAGTTCAGTGTGGAGATGCCCCTGACGGGCAAGGCCTACCTATGGGCTGACAAGTACCGACCCCGGAAGCCCCGCTTCTTCAACCGGGTCCACACAGGCTTTGAGTGGAACAAGTACAACCAGACGCACTACGACTTCGACAACCCGCCACCCAAGATCGTGCAGGGCTACAAGTTCAACATCTTCTACCCCGACCTGATTGACAAGCGCTCCACGCCTGAGTACTTCCTGGAGGCTTGCCAGGACAACAAGGACTTCGCCATCCTGCGCTTCCACGCTGGCCCGCCCTATGAGGACATCGCCTTCAAGATTGTCAACCGCGAGTGGGAGTACTCGCACCGCCATGGCTTCCGCTGCCAGTTCGCCAATGGCATCTTCCAGCTCTGGTTCCACTTCAAGCGGTACCGTTACCGCAGGTGA